Genomic segment of Pseudothermotoga hypogea DSM 11164 = NBRC 106472:
ATCAGAAGGAACATGATTAGTCCAGCCAGTCCATACCTGCTTGAAAGATATCGCTTAGCAAAGTCTGTTCTGAATCTCAAAAAAACCACCTCTCAGAGCAATCTGACCCTTGGGTCCAAGATGGCTATCACTATATCAGTCACGATCATGGCCACACTGATGAACACGGCCATCAAAAAGTAGATACTCAACAAGAGCTGGTAGTCTCTTCTGAACACCGCATCCAGCAGGAGCCTCCCCATGCCGGGCCAAGCGAAGACGATCTCGATCAGGGCAGCCCCGGTGATCGAGAAACCCAGCGTGATACCGAATATCGTGACCGCTGGGATGATGGAGTTCTTCATCACGTACTTCTTGAAAAGTCTGTCGTTCGAGATGCCAACGGCCGATAGAACAGTGACGTAGTCTTCACGCAAGTTTTGAACTATGCTCGCTCTCGTGACTCTGTAAAAGACAGGAAGCTGTATTAGTAGAAGCGTGAAGACCGGCAAGAACAAATGGTGCAGATAGTCCAAAACCTTTCTGAAGCCTTCGTAGGATGCCCTCATATCGAACATGCCGGAAGTTGGAAACCACTTGAGTTTCGATGCAAATACCAAGATCAGAATGAGACCTAACCAGAAAGATGGCATCGCGTAGAGTATGTACGAAATCAGCGACAGAAAAAGATCACCGAATTTCCTTCTCAGCCTACTCGCGAGCACAGCGAGATAGGTCCCCAGGACAAATGCGAGGATGCTCGCGGTGACGGTTATCGACAGAGTGGGAAAAACCCTCGGGCCTATCAATTTCCAAGAAGGTTGATCGTAAACGTAGGAGAATCCCAGATCACCCCTCAAAAGGTTGGTCATGTACTTGAGATACTGTACCACGAGGGGTTTGTCCAAACCGTATTTCCTCTTTAAAGCTTCTATGATCTGAGGCGAAGGGTTCTCGAGTCCCGTCATGATCGTTGCTGGATCACCAGGTGCGAGATGGATTATAAAGAAATTGATCGTTATGACCAGAACGATTAGAAGGACAGCTGAAAGGATCCTTCTGGACAGATATTTGACGAACAGAACATCCATCAAATTCACCTCTTACAGAGATGGGCCACCCCGCAAAAGCAGGGTGGCCCTTGAACAATCATTACTTGTCCAGCCAGGTTTTAGCGTAGTTGTTTATTCCAACCTTTCCAACAAGTTCGTAAGGCATGTTCTTCACGTACTTCTTGTGCACGAAGTTCGCGGCGACTTCTCCGATAGGATAAAACGGCAGGTCCTGCGCGAGTATTTCTTGAACCTCGAAGTAGTACTTCTGTCTTTCTTCCAGGTTCGAAACCTTTGCAGCTTTGTCCAAGAGTTCATCCACTTTCGAATTTGAATAGCCCATGACGTTGATGTCTCCGCCCGTTCCGACTCTCAGTTTCAGGTTGTCTGGATCTGGCCCCTGAAAGCCGTTCAGAACTGTCAGATCGAAATCTCCAGCTTTCAGAACCTTTTCAATGTAAGCCGCAATCTCGTACTCTTCGAGCTTGACCTTTATTCCAACCTTGTCCAGCTGTTCCTTTATCACGGCAGCCATGTCGGCCCAAACCTGACCCTGGAAGTAGACGAGAACCGCCTCGAATCTGTAGCCATCCTTTCCTCTCGGATAACCTGCCTCGTCCAGAAGCTTCTCCGCCAACTTCGGATCGTATCCAGGCGCCTTGGCGTTGGGATTGTAAGCCCACGGAATCGCCGGGGTGTAGAAACCATCGCTCACAGAACCATACCTTATCGCTTTGTCGAATATCTCTTGTCTGTTCAGGGCGTAAGACGCTGCGAACCTCACCTTGACATCGTTGAAGGGCGAAGGTCTCCTCGCCACGTTGAAGCCCATGTAGTACCTGCTCGGAGCGGGTCGCTGCAAAGCCACAGTATCAGGTGATTTTTGGTACAGAGGGATATGTGCGTTGCTCACATTGCCGTTCACATCCACTTCTCCAGCCATGAACGCCTGGAACGCTGTGTTTTGATCGGGTATGATCTTGAACACGATCTTGTCGAGGTACGGTTCGCCCATGTAGTAATCTGGGTTCTTCACGAGTGTGACATGGTCTCCCTTCACCCATTCGACGAACTTGAAAGGTCCGGTGCCGATCGGTTTCTGGTTGGCGGGATTGTCCAACCAGTCTACGGGCTGGCCGTCCTTGGTTATGTCGTAGATGTGCTTCGGCATAATGAAGGTGCCGTACCAAGCCAAGAATCCAATGAAAGGCGCCTGTGGCTCGGACATCTTGATGACCACAGTGTGATCGTCTGGTGCTTCGATCGCTGTGACCTTCTCGAAATGCTTGGATGCAGGTGCTTCAGGATGGTTCTTGATCTGTGTGAGCGTCCAAACGACGTCAGCAGATGTGAAGGGTTGTCCATCGTGCCACTTGACACCTTTTCTCAGATGGAACGTGTAGGTCAATCCGTCCGGCGAAACTTCCCAGCTCTCTGCAAGATCTGGAATAACGTTGTAGTCATGATCAAGGGTTACGAGCTTGCTGAATATACAATGGTATATACCGTAGCCTGCGTCGTCGATCTTGGCGCAGGGGTTGAAAGAGATCGGATCTGACCAATGTGCGATGACCAACGTTCCGCCCTTCTTGGGCGTTTGTGCAAAGAACAAGACGGCGGTCATTAGCAAGAATGCCACGACCAGGAACTTCCTCATACCAACACCTCCCTCTCAGAAGTTTCTCAACACCACTTTTCCATCGACGACCACACAGATTGGATAGGAACTCGGCCTCAGCGGATGATCGTTCCAAACAACCAAATCCGCATCTTTCCCAACCTCGATCGTGCCCACAGAATCATCCATGTGCAGGATCTTCGCCGGATTCACCGTGATCATTTTGAGAGCTTCATCGTAGGATGCACCATTTCTCACCGCAACGGTGGCGAGCAGTCTGAGATGCTTTTGAGGTATAACTGGATGATCGGTCATGAGGGCTACCAAGACACCGTGTTTCGAGAGTTCTACTGGGATTCTATCATTGACGTATTTGAAACCCGAATAGAGTCTGCTGAGCATCATGGGACCGTAGACAACTGGTATGCCAGCTCTTTTGATTTCCTCAGCGAGGAGGTCCCCACCAAAAACGTGATCTATGCTGGCGTCCAGATTGTATTCCTTGATCAAACGAATCGCTGCCGTTATCTCGTCCGGAGATGTAGATAAATGGATTTTCACGGGAAGTTCACGCCGTAAGGCTCGAGCCACGATTGCGTAGACATGCCTCTTGCCTTGATCCACTTTGTTTGGTTCCTCCATCCAGAGTCTCGTTTCTTCCAAAACCTGCTTGAGCAAAGCCACGCTTCCCATGCGAGTGCTCGGATAGGGCTCTTTCGATCTGTACTCTCTCGATCTCTTCGGTCCCAGAGCCGCTTTCAGTGCCGTCTCTTCTTTCAAGACGCGACCTGTGGTCTTCAGTACCAGACCAATCCCACCGATCACGTTCGCACTGCCTGGACCCGTGTAAACTGTGGTGACTCCGCCGTTCAAAGCATCCGAAAAGGCTGCGTCTCTGAGATCTATCGCGTCGATGGCCCGCATCTGGGGCGTGATCGGTCCATAAAAATCGTTCACATCGCTGTATTCCCAATCCAAACCCTCTGGGATCAACCCAATGTGGCTGTGTGCGTCTATCAAGCCGGGTGTCACGAACTTTCCATGCGCATCGATAACATCACAACCGTACGGGATGCTGACATTTTGACCCACAGCCGCGATCTTCTTATCTTCTATGAGAACAACACCGTTTTCAATTGTGTCGATACCAGTCCAAACGGTTCCACCTTTGATCGCTATCATTCACGCTCACCCGCCTTGAACGCGATTCGGCCGTCGACGATCGTCATCAAGACCTTCGTTTCCGGTGCCAACGGCGCTCCCGACAGAAGGACAAGATCTGCATCTTTACCTGCCTCGACTGAGCCTATTCTTCCTTCCAACCCTAAGACTCGCGCAGCGTTGATGGTGATGAGCTGCAGAGCTTCCTTCAAGCTGTAGCCGTGCGCCAGTGCGAGCGAGCAGAGCAAATCGAGGTACTGGATCGGTATCGTTGGATGATCCGTTGTGAGGGAAAACTGAAGTCCTTTCATCTTGGAAAGATTCGCGCTGTCGAGATTCTTGAGTTCCACACCCCTTCTGGCGAAGACAATGGGGCCATAAACTATAGGCACATTCTGCAGTGAATCGGACAACATGTGAGCTTCCGTGGCGTGATCGAGAACGACACGGATGCCAAACTCGTTGGCGAGTCTTAGAACGGACTGAATATCTCTTTCAACATGAACGTGCACACGAAGGGGAATCTCCCCCTTTAGGAGTGGTATCAAGGCTTCCAGCTTGGGATCTTTCTTGTCTTTCTTCTCTGATTCGGCGTACTCTTTCGCCTTCGTCAGGATGGCTCTCAACTCTGCCATGATACCCATCCTCGTGGTGGGGACAGCCTTTTGTTCGGAAAGAAACCTCTTTGCGTGCTCACCCACGGCGGCTTTGAAGCAAGCAGTTCTTTCGATCAACTTTCCGTTGGTCTTGTACACGCTACCCTGACCAGGCATGATCGTGATTCTTTCGACGGGGGATCCGAACGACATGTACGAGCCTGGCAAGATCCCCACGCAAGTGATACCGGCCGAGAGTGCGTCTTTAAACGCAGGATCGAACAGATCCACCGCATCTGAAACGTTCAAGTGTGGTGTGACAGGATCATTAATTTCAAAGCCGTGATCACCCGCTTCGTTTTCGAGTCTGTAGAGTCCCATGTGGGTATGCGGATCGATCAAACCTGGTATCACGTATTCTGCTTCGATGATATTGTCATCATTACCAGTCGTGGATGGACGCACCTCTTTGATCTTTTCTCCGTCGATCAGTACATCAACGTTCCTCAATTCTTCGAACGGAGTGAACAACACCCCACAGCGAACGATCATTCAACTCATCCTCTCGAGTTTATGATTAGCTTTGATAATTATTTTGTAGTCATTCTACAGCCAAAACGTGCCACGAAACATGAACCAGTGGTTAAGCGTTGGTGAATCAAAATCGACATCATCTGGCTGTTCTGAAATTCCTCATCAAAAGTGGCAGAGAGTATCTCAACGTCACAGACAAAAGCACGATGGTACCGCCGAGTAAGGCCCATTTGCCTGGTCTTTCACCGTAAGCCAGAAAGACCCAGATGGGGTTCAAGATGGGTTCGATGATCGGAATCAGTATCGCTTCCAGTGCTTCGACGTACTTGATTGCGATCGAATAGAGGATGTATGAGAAACCGAGTTGCACGGTGCCAAGCAACACTATGCCGAGGATGTTTCGAAGTTCAAAGCTCTGATTGAAGATGAACACGAATCCGACCAACGCCGTCAAGATGTTTCCAA
This window contains:
- a CDS encoding ABC transporter substrate-binding protein, encoding MRKFLVVAFLLMTAVLFFAQTPKKGGTLVIAHWSDPISFNPCAKIDDAGYGIYHCIFSKLVTLDHDYNVIPDLAESWEVSPDGLTYTFHLRKGVKWHDGQPFTSADVVWTLTQIKNHPEAPASKHFEKVTAIEAPDDHTVVIKMSEPQAPFIGFLAWYGTFIMPKHIYDITKDGQPVDWLDNPANQKPIGTGPFKFVEWVKGDHVTLVKNPDYYMGEPYLDKIVFKIIPDQNTAFQAFMAGEVDVNGNVSNAHIPLYQKSPDTVALQRPAPSRYYMGFNVARRPSPFNDVKVRFAASYALNRQEIFDKAIRYGSVSDGFYTPAIPWAYNPNAKAPGYDPKLAEKLLDEAGYPRGKDGYRFEAVLVYFQGQVWADMAAVIKEQLDKVGIKVKLEEYEIAAYIEKVLKAGDFDLTVLNGFQGPDPDNLKLRVGTGGDINVMGYSNSKVDELLDKAAKVSNLEERQKYYFEVQEILAQDLPFYPIGEVAANFVHKKYVKNMPYELVGKVGINNYAKTWLDK
- a CDS encoding amidohydrolase family protein, which gives rise to MIVRCGVLFTPFEELRNVDVLIDGEKIKEVRPSTTGNDDNIIEAEYVIPGLIDPHTHMGLYRLENEAGDHGFEINDPVTPHLNVSDAVDLFDPAFKDALSAGITCVGILPGSYMSFGSPVERITIMPGQGSVYKTNGKLIERTACFKAAVGEHAKRFLSEQKAVPTTRMGIMAELRAILTKAKEYAESEKKDKKDPKLEALIPLLKGEIPLRVHVHVERDIQSVLRLANEFGIRVVLDHATEAHMLSDSLQNVPIVYGPIVFARRGVELKNLDSANLSKMKGLQFSLTTDHPTIPIQYLDLLCSLALAHGYSLKEALQLITINAARVLGLEGRIGSVEAGKDADLVLLSGAPLAPETKVLMTIVDGRIAFKAGERE
- a CDS encoding ABC transporter permease; translation: MDVLFVKYLSRRILSAVLLIVLVITINFFIIHLAPGDPATIMTGLENPSPQIIEALKRKYGLDKPLVVQYLKYMTNLLRGDLGFSYVYDQPSWKLIGPRVFPTLSITVTASILAFVLGTYLAVLASRLRRKFGDLFLSLISYILYAMPSFWLGLILILVFASKLKWFPTSGMFDMRASYEGFRKVLDYLHHLFLPVFTLLLIQLPVFYRVTRASIVQNLREDYVTVLSAVGISNDRLFKKYVMKNSIIPAVTIFGITLGFSITGAALIEIVFAWPGMGRLLLDAVFRRDYQLLLSIYFLMAVFISVAMIVTDIVIAILDPRVRLL
- a CDS encoding amidohydrolase, translated to MIAIKGGTVWTGIDTIENGVVLIEDKKIAAVGQNVSIPYGCDVIDAHGKFVTPGLIDAHSHIGLIPEGLDWEYSDVNDFYGPITPQMRAIDAIDLRDAAFSDALNGGVTTVYTGPGSANVIGGIGLVLKTTGRVLKEETALKAALGPKRSREYRSKEPYPSTRMGSVALLKQVLEETRLWMEEPNKVDQGKRHVYAIVARALRRELPVKIHLSTSPDEITAAIRLIKEYNLDASIDHVFGGDLLAEEIKRAGIPVVYGPMMLSRLYSGFKYVNDRIPVELSKHGVLVALMTDHPVIPQKHLRLLATVAVRNGASYDEALKMITVNPAKILHMDDSVGTIEVGKDADLVVWNDHPLRPSSYPICVVVDGKVVLRNF